A genome region from Anastrepha obliqua isolate idAnaObli1 chromosome 4, idAnaObli1_1.0, whole genome shotgun sequence includes the following:
- the LOC129246071 gene encoding attacin-A-like, with protein MKLQLFTTLAVALTILVCVTAAPGRYPNPPTVRPQPPPRPIRVRRNVVTGGAVATNPNGGQDVKLEIAKALGTPDANVIGSAFATGNTKGGPVTTGGSLAANVKGLGVAIAKEHTPGISDTLTKSASANVFLNDNNRLDASVFKANTKLANGFEFEKKGGSLALNNAGGHGIAIAKETIPGFSDSLTKSAHATLFNNGAHSVGANVFDTKKSFDFGPTFRETGGNLNWAHTNGHAANLGLSKVHDFGTKFNYGASSNLFTSADRQTSLDFNAGGSRWLNGPLSGRNDFNTGLGLSHHWG; from the exons ATGAAACTACAACTTTTCACCACTTTGGCTGTCGCCTTGACCATCCTGGTCTGTGTCACCGCAGCACCAGGACGCTATCCAAATCCGCCCACAGTACGTCCACAGCCACCACCACGTCCCATACGTGTGCGTCGCAATGTGGTTACCGGCGGCGCTGTTGCTACGAACCCTAATGGCGGACAAGATGTTAAGCTGGAGATCGCTAAAGCCCTAGGCACACCCGATGCCAATGTGATTGGCAGCGCTTTTGCTACGGGCAACACCAAAGGCGGACCGGTGACTACTGGCGGCAGTTTGGCGGCCAATGT CAAGGGACTTGGCGTCGCCATTGCCAAGGAGCATACGCCCGGCATCAGTGATACGCTGACCAAGAGTGCAAGTGCTAATGTTTTTCTAAATGATAACAATCGCTTGGATGCTTCTGTCTTTAAGGCGAACACAAAATTGGCAAATGGTTTCGAGTTTGAGAAGAAGGGTGGCTCGTTGGCTTTGAACAATGCTGGCGGTCATGGCATAGCTATTGCCAAGGAGACTATACCCGGTTTTAGTGATAGTCTAACGAAGTCCGCTCATGCTACACTCTTTAATAATGGCGCACATAGCGTGGGTGCCAACGTGTTTGATACAAAGAAATCCTTTGATTTTGGTCCGACTTTCCGCGAAACAGGTGGCAATCTCAATTGGGCTCATACAAATGGTCATGCAGCCAATTTGGGTCTGTCAAAGGTTCATGATTTCGGAACGAAATTTAATTATGGCGCTAGTTCCAATCTGTTTACCTCAGCTGATCGTCAAACTAGTTTGGATTTCAATGCTGGCGGTTCACGTTGGCTGAATGGGCCGCTCAGTGGCAGGAACGACTTTAATACAGGCTTGGGACTATCACACCATTGGGGTTAA
- the LOC129245106 gene encoding uncharacterized protein LOC129245106 has protein sequence MWEELASYKNHFLQLEVKHMKKETVNNLVTTAYRQRESKRCQCVCRNEDECDSSTYFRDHAALAYGFLCVEKLLNDICSDVPLVRWQSINSLSEVLLNPWQAQRAITLFDVVRKCGNIFLRLHHGYLQEHYHERRQLMKIFYIISGYLNGAHQIAHRTHLVNAFYSIIYSRGETSLLACKILRNLTDKTEICLFMVDESKAFYRLSLIFHNDPCTPFYPNPLWQHLCHFLEIAPTLGISHGYFELLVERIETRRLSYHELCMKCFAMLLRCEKGQKRFDEIDGVKMLYDILSDEQRRLNNYEYVVVALLHGLVSNRSLWRCREFTDLPNRIIELAKCKNINLQLICLKVIRLLSAMPCVKAYILSGCMTDLMSIKCLNELNECTRDSLVEWLNREICDSSEM, from the exons ATGTGGGAAGAGCTTGCCAGCTATAAGAATCATTTCCTTCAACTTGAGGTGAAGCACATGAAAAAAGAAACGGTAAACAATTTGGTGACCACCGCATATCGCCAACGTGAATCGAAACGTTGCCAATGTGTGTGTCGAAATGAGGACGAATGTGATAGTTCCACCTATTTTCGCGATCACGCAGCTTTGGCATATGGCTTTTTATGCGTCGAGAAGTTGCTCAATGACATATGCAGTGATGTGCCGTTGGTGAGATGGCAAAGTATCAACTCATTGTCGGAGGTGTTACTCAATCCATGGCAAGCACAGCGGGCCATCACGCTGTTCGATGTGGTGAGAAA GtgtggaaatatatttttgcgcCTACACCATGGCTATCTTCAGGAGCACTATCATGAACGCAGACAATTGATGAAAATATTCT ACATCATTTCGGGTTATCTAAATGGCGCTCATCAGATTGCACATCGTACGCATTTGGTTAACGCCTTTTACTCGATTATCTATAGCCGCGGGGAGACATCTTTGCTGGCCTGCAAGATACTGCGTAATTTGACAGACAAAACTGAGA TATGTCTCTTTATGGTGGATGAAAGCAAAGCTTTTTACAGACTCTCACTCATTTTTCACAACGATCCTTGCACACCCTTCTACCCAAATCCATTGTGGCAGCATCTTTGCCATTTCTTAGAAATCGCGCCGACGCTTGGCATAAGCCATGGCTATTTTGAACTGCTGGTTGAACGTATCGAAACGAGACGTCTCTCCTATCACGAACTTTGCATGAAATGCTTTGCCATGCTTTTGCGTTGTGAGAAGGGTCAGAAGCGCTTCGATGAGATTGATGGCGTCAAAATGCTTTACGATATATTATCGGATGAGCAACGGAGGCTGAATAATTATGAGTATGTCGTTGTGGCGCTACTGCATGGTTTGGTTAGTAATCGCTCGCTATGGCGTTGCCGGGAGTTCACCGATCTACCGAACCGCATTATCGAGTTGGCTAAGTGTAAGAATATCAACTTGCAGTTAATATGTTTAAAG GTTATTCGTCTTTTATCGGCTATGCCTTGTGTAAAGGCCTATATTCTGAGTGGCTGTATGACAGATTTAATGTCCATTAAATGTTTGAATGAACTGAATGAGTGCACGCGTGATTCGCTGGTGGAGTGGTTAAATCGGGAGATTTGCGATTCCAGTGAAATGTGA